The Erigeron canadensis isolate Cc75 chromosome 4, C_canadensis_v1, whole genome shotgun sequence genome window below encodes:
- the LOC122598632 gene encoding uncharacterized protein LOC122598632 produces the protein MNTNPNPPPLTTTVCDQCGFNNQKILHNVPHRSTFRRLCTTCILRLHHQSFCPSCLTVYTTSPPQNAVVCHKCKSYSHPNCIIKSQPATLLRCVTCLNPNNLVFDTKSGTIDLRNARLLVAAAEISSVSIKNAEMDLGQEADRSGKVAADTRKRAREAIKHVVRRMEVEKRKRES, from the coding sequence ATGAACACAAACCCTAACCCACCACCGTTGACCACCACCGTCTGCGACCAATGCGGATTCAACAACCAAAAAATCCTCCACAATGTTCCTCACCGAAGCACCTTCCGCCGTCTCTGCACCACCTGTATCCTCCGTCTGCACCACCAATCTTTCTGCCCATCTTGTCTAACAGTCTACACCACATCCCCACCTCAAAACGCTGTCGTTTGTCACAAATGCAAATCTTATTCACACCCAAATTGTATTATCAAATCACAGCCTGCCACATTGCTCCGTTGTGTTACTTGCTTGAACCCCAACAACCTCGTTTTCGATACGAAGAGTGGCACGATTGATTTACGGAATGCCCGGTTACTGGTTGCGGCAGCGGAGATATCGAGTGTGTCGATAAAGAATGCAGAGATGGATTTGGGTCAAGAAGCCGACCGCAGTGGGAAAGTTGCCGCGGATACGAGGAAGAGGGCTAGAGAGGCTATTAAGCATGTTGTTAGACGTATGGAAGTCgaaaaaaggaaaagagaaagttga